In Lolium rigidum isolate FL_2022 chromosome 3, APGP_CSIRO_Lrig_0.1, whole genome shotgun sequence, the genomic window ctcttatttatcgaaagtactacgatacaccccctatacttgtgggtcatcaatgttttatgcataacacatatgaattattactatcgttgacaaaattgtctccatgtttccaaaataaaaagctctagcacaagagtaatccctgcttccctctacgaagggcctttcttttactttatgttgagtcagtttacctacttctttctatcttagaagcaaacacttgtgtcaactttgtgcattgattcttacatacttgcttttttgcattcatcatattactttgtgttgacaattatccatgagataaacatgttgaagttgaaagcaactgctgaaacttatatcttcctttgttttgcttcaaaaccttctattaagaatctattgctttatgagttaactcttatgcaagacttattgatgtttgtcttgaaagtactattcatgaaaagtctttgctatatgatcagttgtttagtcattatctttaccattgctttgaatcacttcattcatctcatatgctttacaatattattgatcaagattatgatagtagcatgtcacttcgtaaattatccttgttatcgtttacctattcgagggcgagtaggaactaagcttgaggatgcttgatacgtctcaaacgtatctataatttcttatgttccatgctagttttatgacaatactcacatgttttatatacactttatatcattttgatgcattttccggcactaacctattaacaagatgtcgaagcgccggctctcgttttctgctgtttttggtttcagaaatcctacacaggaaatattctcggaattggacgaaacaaaaggccacggtcttattttccacggagctttccagaacaccgaaggagagacggagaagggccaaggtggccgcacaccaccaggcggcgcggccaggaggggggcgcgccggcctgtgggttgggcccctcgggcgccctccgactctgccccttcgcctatttattctccttgtcgcgaaaaccctagtaccgagagccacgatacgagaaaacatactgtgacgccgtcgccgccaatcccatctcgggggactcaggagatcgcctcctgcaccctgccggagaggggaatcatcaccggaggactctacatcgtcatgcccgcctccggattgatgcgtgagtagttcatccttggactatgggtccatagcagtagctagatggttgtcttctcctcttgtgctatcatgtttagatcttgtgagctgcctaacatgatcaagatcgtctatttgtaatgctacatgttgtgtttgttgggatccgatgaatatggaatactatgtcaagttgattattgatctatcatatatgcgttgtttatgatcttgcatgctctccgttgctagtaaaggctctggccaagttgatacttgtgactccaagagggagtatttatgctcgatagtgggttcatgcctccattgaatctgggacagtgacaaaaagttctaaggttatggatgtgctgttgccactagggataaaacatctatgctttgtctaaggatatttgtgttgattacattacgcacagtacttaatgcaattgtatgttgtttgcaacttaatactggaaggggtgcggatgctaacccgaaggtggactttttaggcatagatgcatgctggatagcggtctatgttctttgttgtaatgccctaagtaaatctcatagtagtcatcatgatatgtatgtgcattgttatgccctctctatttgtcaattgcccaaccgtaatttgttcacccaacatgctatttatcttattggagagacaccactagtgaactgtggaccccggtccattcttttacatctgaaatacaatctactgcaatctctgttctctgttgttcttcacaagcaaacatcgttctccacaccatacatttaatcctttgattacatcaagccggtgacattgacaaccccactgttaagttggggcaaagtattttgattgtgttgtgcaggttccacgttggcgccggaatccctggtgttgcgccgcactacactccttcaccaacaaccttcacgtggccttcatctcctactggttcgataaaccatggtttcttactgagggaaacgtgctgctgtacgcatcacaccttcctcttggggttcccaacggacgtgtgcttcacgcgtcatcatagGTATAGGGTTTGGTCCTCTGTGGCGTCCGGGAGTGGAGTACCAGTTCTTCCCGGTTAGATCTGGTACGGCCTATGGGTGATCTTCTTCTATGCGTGGCGTTGGTGGCAAGCGCTGCCGTCGGCGGAGAAGAATACCTTGGGGATCTCTGACAATAAGGCCGTGGTGTCGACCTTTCGCGTCTTGGTGCTCTGGAGCGGCACCGGACGCTCgccgtcgagcctcctcgctatgcTTTCAAGGTGGAAGGATAGTGTGAAGACCTCTGAGGCGAGCTCATGTAATAAGTGATTCCTTCTCCTGCTTTGCGGTGCTCGACCTATTCCCTTCCTCCTGGTCGGCCTGGTGGTGAGGGAGAGGTTGGGGATAGCTCTGCTGCCGCTATTTCTGGTGGAGGGAGTTCGTGAAGACTACACCTGCTGCGGCGATTCCCAAGCGACGACACCTCAATGTCGCTGCTATCCTTGGCCAAGAGGTTGGCCTCGCCGAGCTCAAGCACAATACTTTTGAGCGTTTCATCCTCGGCGGGAGGATATATTTCAGCCTCGTCATGGCGTCAAGCGCCCGTACTGCCCCAAGTGGTCATGTCCCCGGCGATGATAGGGGTGGCCATGTGCAGAGGCTCTTCTTCTTATTCAGCGAGCAAGGACTCGATCGCTTTTTTGCGATCTAGTGTAGGGTGTTTTATGCAAAAACTGGGGCCTATGTTGTAATTGCTTCTTCTCTTCAGGCCTTCCTTGTAATTGTACCCATTGCAAAAACTAGGCCTATGTTGTAATTCCACTTTGGCTTAGTAGATGCACCTATTGTATAAAATACGTATttcaaaatgtttgaaaattctaaAAAAGAAGTCCGGGTCATTCGGACATTCTATATTCACACACAATGTTTCacgaaaaaaaatcatttttgtgGCATGTCTTTAAAAAAATGGTGATCCAAAAAAGCTTTTGAGGAGACATTGGCAGGCTACAAAAAATTATTCCTGCAAAACTttatgtacgaacataaaatatcTGGAGATGCACATCTGATTTTTTCGgatatttttaacattttaaaatacatGCATTTTTTTTATAATAGGTGCATCTAGACCTATGAGTTAAAACACCATGTTCTAGATATTGCTACTTTGttctataaatttggtcaaatttgattttttttacttAGAAAAAAAAATAAGAGTACACCTATTTCGTGGATGGAGGAAGCAAACATGGTTCACACTAAGTCTTTTTTTTAAGTTATGGTGcacactactccctccgttctcaaaTAAGTGTTCATTAGGGTATGCCTTAAGTTAAACTTTATTAACTTTGATCAACTTCCTAGAAAAAAGTAGCAGCATTTATAATAGGAAATTGAAATCGTTAGATTCATCTTTACATGTAGTTCAAAAATATAACAAATTGATCACATATGTTACTACTTTTGTGTAAAATTTTAGTCAGGTTTAAAAAATGTTTGActgccaaaaaaataaaaacgtccacttatttgtggtcggagggagtagttagtaCTCCATTACTCACATTAATTGAGTGACCCCTTTCAATGGGCCTACTTGATAATGGTTGTACTTGATACAAAATTTCAGTGGTATTCTAATTCCCGCTTTCCAAACGGTTGTCTAGAAAGTGCACCTATATTTGCAACCTTAGGGCATGTATAATAGGGTGATGTCAGTCTTCCCTTACGTTTGTCACACTATATTTTTGTTTAGTTGGAAGAGAGAAGAAAGAAAGAGAAGGTTATCTTCCCTTAActaagggatgatctcttatgaaataagagaagactattttcCCCATTGTACAACTTTCTTCCCTTAGCTACACTATTTactactaaaaataattaattttatttattgtaAGGGATGGCAATAAGAGGTAATGCATTGTACCCCTAGTATTTATCGTCTTCTCCAGATAACATGGACTACTAAGAGAAGATAtgtcttctctaccattgtacatgcccttaaacTACTCATATAGCATGTAACTTTACCAGTACCTTAGGATCCACCTCAACAAATTTAATTATGTGGCACATAGTTAACGAAGAAGGAGGAGAATATAGTATAGCTAGCTACTATCTTTATAGTGCATAGTAACATTAAGGTACTACCTTCGTCCTAGATCATAGGCTTTACGCGTATTTCTAGGTTATCAATTTGATCAACATAATATTAATTGTGTAACATACAATTATATCATttaaaagtagaacatctaagctttctaatgatatatgtttTGTAATATATATTTTGTATTGTCCTATTCAAATTTACGATCTAGAAATACGTGCAAGCCATATGAaccgggacagagggagtactatcATAGATGACTTCATTAATTAACTCAGTTAAAATTACCACTAAGCACTAGTTGAAGTTACTATGCACTATGATCGACCTTATGTTTTCACATTAATTTCCTACTTTCATTTCTCTCTCCTCTGTTTTCCCTTGTTAAGAttcccctcgccttctcctctagCAACATTGCTGCGGGGAGTGAGGATGGGAGTGGAGGCTGGGTATCCTTTGTACAGGTAGGTGTAGGTCTAGTCTTAGGTTGTTGTTTGCCATGGTGAAGTTTAGCCTTGTGTCGTTCTCCCGAGCTCTCTCTATGATGCGAGCGAGCAACGCTACAGAGTTGCATGTGTGGTCCTCTGGTTATCctccatggtggagtgcactaggGGGAGGCAAATCCGGCGAGGGCTCTCTAAATAAGCTCGGTTATGCCCCTTTTTTCTTGCAGATCTGGCGAGTCCCCTTCTCTTTCTTGCTGTCTCGGTGATAGGAATGAAAAATATTGTGCGATTCGCTCATGTGTCTGGATCTAGAGCTCCGTGGGGATTCCCCGAAGCTGCACTGCTAATTCGGAGCACATCCTCAGCGGCACTGAGACGATCGCCTTCTTCATGTCGTTGTGTCTTCTGGCTGATAGGGCGTGCGCTCCGGGCACTCGCCTCATCTATTGTTGTTCTTTGACATCAATGCTTCTTCAAGCTCCAGGCCAACTAGCCAAGATGGAGGCCCTTCTTCTTCAACACAGCGTTCCCCATCTGCACTATCCCAAGTGGCGATGTGCCCGGCGGCTGCGTGGGTGGCCATGCCCATGCTCTGTACAAACTCGGTGGAGGACTTGATAGCAATATTTATCTTGAGATCAACGTTCTATTTGTAAAACTAGAGGACTGTATtctattttcttattttcttgAGGTCCTCCGtgtaagactagccacaatgggagtatcataagtagtatcatgcatgccatgttggcaaaaatctgatgtggcacaccaattaatgaggtgagagatgagagtggtatcataagGGCAGTCCCAACGCTACAGGGTGTACCGTATCTAATAGTGACAGGTCGGATTTTTTTGCTGATGTGGAGCAGTAATTAAGAAGGGAGAGAAGATGATCGTATCTTGTTTAGGATACGACTCTTGGTGGAGAAACCGACGCAAATTTATCGCGGAGCCAATCCTGGAGCAAGGCTCGTTCCTCTCCCCGCGAGAGAAGGACCCtccataagagcaagtacaataaggctgactcagcaggctataagaattaaaatagtgttgttttgcttaggtgaatgagagagaagtggagagagaagagaaatgggctctcatgcaagagccagctcttgcacgtgctcctaggcactttgtgagtatgtgtggtggaccttttacacataaagttatcaatacttaaagccaactattatacaagttagctataagctgactatagctgaccttatagccagcacccggctgcactattggaattgctctaagataCGGTGTACTGAAGACTTCGTATCTTAATTTTCCCTTGTTGACGTGGTAAGGAGTAAGATACGGTTGAACCGTTTTGCAATGGGGCCAccctaatatgataccgtattatAGCAGTAAAACTAGAAACTCAatagcaaacacatcatgtacaccaatttgcattgagattctacaaaacattaaatatgatgatactatgatactatcttataatAGTATGCATTGTgggggtagtatcataaactagtatcatgtgcatgatactagtgtatgatacttcccattgtgactagtctaatatGTGAGCCCACCGCCCATAATTAATGCAGTTTCTAGGCCTGtcgttgcctttccattgttacttaaaaaaaatgttttcgcaTTAGTTCAGTTCTACTACTGCGCTCCAAACAATCTCTAGCTTTGCTTTATCAGCACAATCTCTTGCATGATAAGCCACATGCTACAAATACTAGTATGTTGTGTGGCAGGGGTCGAAACAGAGCACACACCACTTGCTTTTTCCAGATTCAAAGTTAGGGCGATCTGTGCAGATATCAAAAGCCTTTTGCCATATCGCATCGTATGGCAACAAGATTGAGCAAATCGTACAGTGATATCAATTCATTCAAGTGAAAAGTGATATCTGACGCCAACTTGACAGAAAACAAACTTCTGCAGCTTAATACTACATATATATACAGATGGATGCTGACTAGTGTCCAACTGACTGAAATATTGCAGATACTCTCGGGAGGTCCTCAAGGAGGTATTACTCATTAGTAACCACTAGCGTTTCTTCATTCACATCAAAAGCTTTCCTTGCTTGCTTGAGCTCTTCATTCATGGAGAGTAGCTCAGTAGCACGGTGCAGCTTACGCATATCCTAGAAAAGAAAAGTGTGAAGATTAGTTTTGGAGAAGTCTGGTGACGCGAGTGAATACACAGTCATGTATTTCTGATGTGGAGTCAGAAACACACCTTACGGATAAGGTAAAGAAAATCCTCTGTCAAGAGCTTCCCCCGCTTTGAAGCGACATTCTGAGCCTTGTGGACCTAGGGAAAAAATGGCGCGTTATGGATTGACTCAATTATGTAACCATAAACTGTTCTGAAAAAATCATGGAACTATTAAACAGACAACCTGTAAGAGACTTGCCTAACTTGCTAAATACTGTGTGCCTATGGATTCCTTAGTTCAACATGAATGGATTGTGCGTAAGGTAGATGAGTGCTCATTTGTACACAAGATTTATTTGAAATCACATTGACTTACTATCATATGGTGCAAAGTGTGGCTATCAATCAAACAGCCGTAAAACATTTTAGATAATTCACATTCCAAATCATGCATTGAGATGTCTATGCATATTCAGATTATTAAGCAAGAAACCAGTTACCCAATTATGGTCTATATGCATAGGAAACTACCTAAATCTTTCCAAAGTGTACTTAATGGACTCTAAAAGATGAATAGTGGGTCCACGGGCCACACAATCCACAAAAAGGTTGCAACAAAAATAACCTTTCTATCTGTGAATAGTTTGTACTCTCTTTAGCAGGCCAAACATAAAACGCATATAACTGTACAAATGCAAGAATATATTACCAGGTCAGTAACATATTCAACAACAATGTCCTCCACAAGCGCAACTGTTTCTGGAAGTGGCTGCAAAACCAACAAAAAAGGTGTCATATGCATCACAACTACAGAACATCTAAGCTTTGATTGGGGAGCAACATGTCCCTTTTAATCTGTTTTTTTAGAGCCCTctgcttatttatttatttactacaCAAAGAGTGGAACCAAATTATTATAAGGCACACCAGGCTGCCCGCACAGCGGCGCCGTCAAGAAATAAGAGGCAACACATGCTAGCCAGCTAAAAGTTTGGGGGTTCTGTAGGACCTGCGCAAAACAAATGCATTCTGGTTCGGCTCGCCTTAACATGAGAGGCTGCCCAATGTCTAGTAGCTTGTCATGACGGAAAATCCAGCAGTTATGTTCCTTCCCCACATTCAATATTACAAAGATGAAGAAGCTGATTATTTGTGAAATTCTTTGTCGGTTTGGATCAGACCACTTCTCCAATATGCATCGATAGGATTGGTCGCTGTCTAATTGAAGGTTCAAAGAATCTGTAGCATTAATTCCTAGTTTTGCCTCTGCCTAGCGCCTAACTCGCCTAAACGCACGCATAGCACGATTAAAGGCTAGGCGTTTTGCTGTTGCCTAGCCCCCAAACGCGCCTTTTTAAAACCATGGTCTGATTGACTATATCAGTTTTTGCAAATATGTTAGGTTGCCAGGTATGAACATTTTACTTCTGAAGATATTTCAACGATTAAATATCCAAATTAGCATGGTGCTTGCTATGTAAGATCATTCTTGCAAGATGCCACTTGTCGCCCATTGCATCCCAAATTCTTAGATAAACTGAATTGATTGCATTCAGTTCCTACAGAATTCCTAATCCGAAAATTAGGGAAGCAAAGAGACAATTGATCATCAGGGGTCAACTTACATTTGGATCATCCCCAAACCCATACATCATGTGCTGCACTGCAAGAATAGGAGCAGAAGTGAAACATAAGTAAGTGAGCATAGGAGGAAAACTGACAGAAACGAACAAACACAAATTAGAAAAGGGAAGAAGGGCATACGGTCTTTCTGGAAGACGCCGCGCTTGCGCTTAAGGCTCGATGCGGCTGCCTCAGCGCCGCCGGGGATGTGGTGGTggtgagaggaggaggaggcctggCCTGACGCCGCTGCATGTGCCGAGGACTTGGACTTGCTCGCCGCCGGCGTGGCCGGGGAGGAGTGAGCCCCCGCGGCGGCCTGCGACGAGGACTTGGATTTGGCAACCGCAGGCGTGGCCGGGGATGGCTGATGGCCGTGGGCCGAAGCCGCTGCCGCGGCCTGCGCCGAGGACTTGGACTTGCCCGCCGCTGCAGCGGCCGGGGCGGTGTTGTTGCCGCTAGGGTTCTGCATCCCGTGCAGCGTCAAGGAGGGGCTGGGCAGAGAGAGGAAGCGGGGACAGGAGATTTGGGCTGCCTCCGCTTCCTTCCTGAAGGCGCACGGCACGGCCGTCGGGTTCCGGCTCGGTTTAGGGCTTCCCACCAAACATGCATTTAGAATAAGTGGGATTTAAAATTTGATCTAGATTAATCGAAGTTTGATGCGGATTATCCCACTAAtctatatatctatatctataccttaaAGGTTTCTGCTCACGGACAGGTCCGATGGCGGCCGCCTCCGGGGCGAGAGCAGGGTTGAGCTCTGCTCACGGACAGGTCCGATGGCGGCCGTCCTGGGCGAGAGCAGGTTGGAGCTGCTCACAGACAGCGGAGGCGGGGACGGCTGGGGGTGGGGCGGTGAGCGAGAGGGGTGGTTGGGGACGAGGTGGCGTCGTGCTCGACCGAGACTGTGCGTCGAGGCGctcggatttttttattttttttcggaTTGGGGTTGCAGACTGGATTGCTGTTACAAAACATGTTCTAGGGGGCGGAAAAGAAAACGACCAAGGAGagtctagggtttggtggccggctgggccgttttgGTCCTAGCCGGTTGTTGGGCCCGCTCGAACAATCAAAGGGCTTTTCTCTCCTATTTGTTGCTGGGCTGCtcacactttttttttgtttctccaaaATCCTTTGTCAAGACAAcattcaaaacaaaaacaacaaacaaatctaTTTTGTGTATACTTGAAAGAGATATGGACATGATGAGATGCATAAGTGAAGAGAGAGTGCTTCGATGTTGTCAGTATGTCAATGTAAACTACGTGTCTCACCACGTAAGGTTAGATGTTGCCGAGGATTACTTTTCACTTTTGAAAGTATTTCTCGCACCAACGCGCGAGCATTGTCCTAGTTCTCATTAAAACTCTAACGCCAAACAAGCCAGTGCAGTTGATTTGTGCGAATAATAACGGAAAAAGGGAGTTCACACGATCTGTGTCAGTTCAAATCGCAATACCATGCCCTAGCGAGGGAGGCAGAGAAGATTTGAGGAGGCGTCACCAGAGAGAGGCCGCCAGGGCGAACGAGCGTACCGGACGAGcccggtgacgtgggcattaccctttggatACCCGATATTTCCCTACCTCCTCTGGCCTAACAAGGGGCCCATCTGAAGCGTTGCAGCCCAGGATGGTCCAATACGTCGGTTGCGCGAAGGAAAGACGGAAGGAGATAGTTTCTTGAAGTACAAGGCAAGGAGACATTCGAATAAAGAAATAACATATATATTTTCTTTGTATTGTAACCGAATCCAGGCAGGACTCTCGGGACTTGgcatcctatataaaggccaagcACGCAACCCCTCACGcatacacaaaccctagaaaccttgcctctcGGTGAGAACACCACCACACAGTCCTCCGACTGCCCCATTGTAACCAAGTttactcataatcaagatcagacaggcataaCATAAGGGTACTACCTCATCGaggaccccgaacctgggtaaatctcgctcTCTCTTGTCTAGTATCCGATATCTTGTGCTAACCTGCATGATTCcgctaaccctaagcccctcatggtgggcattgccgaggagccaccTCGTCACCCGGCGAACACGGCAGGCGGCGAGCGTGTCAACAAGTTTTCCTGGGGTTTCATTGTTCAGTCAGCAGGGTTAATGGAAAATTCAAGTTTCCTATAAGAGAACTGAAAGTACATCTATCGAATCAATGACCGAATTATGACccaaaagtataggggatcgcaacagtcttcgagaaaagtaaaacccaaatttattgattcgacataaggggagtcaaagaatatttataagttttaacagatgagttgtcaattcacctacACCTAAAAATAGACTTGcccgcaacagtttatcagtagtaacagttttatagcagtgttagtagtgaagtaacagcagtagcgaaataaaaacagcagtagcgattgtcgtcgtggtgaacagacagatgccataggatggcttaagttggggccgaatggacgctagaggattcgggggagggtttgtgattagatgggatgaacttccggatggtttcctcaagaacttagccaaggctagtggttgaagaagaaagacataaggaagaactcgctctagatcatcttctttattgatctccacaggttacaagtttctcagtacatgtgtTCGTCGCCcctgaagagggctgccccctctccttatataggggagagggtggcttacggggcaagaaaccctaatggcatctttgactagacaaactactttacaaagctactttaatcatagatgacaccggggtcttctttaatcagggatgctgacgtcctccggcttctttcatcgtcatcctcctctttatcgccagcccttcgtttaaagctactttgcttagctcatctttgtgttctagctctggagagaatctttgactagtcctgccgacttgctcttctttccggtagcccggtgtcttctttacccggttccggcatacccctcttggggataccggcttagcctcacttagccaacttcttatctttgtgctccggtacgaacattaaaccggtatcttgatggctcaaaccatccggtttggcatgcatttggcataccggggtcatcccccaacattagtccccgaagctggtatagtctggcggattctatccaacagaccatgccaggttctcacgtctttggataccggtttaatctatccgacgctgagcttagatccggcatctttgcccggactcacgTTATTTCTCTTAGCAAGGCATTTTCCGGTAtcatatcctccggcatcttagtcattaactctttcctcggtgaagtcgagaatttctcggcatCGGGCCCGTCGGTGACATGCGCACCGTGTCCGACGCGCCGGTGTCGGGGGTCACTTCCTTCGGCTTCGCGCcggcatttatggcgccacaccggattctcgcggccgttccggatccgtgtggcctcccgtGGCATGTTGATTTCCGCGCGTGTATCCgcacgccacgtggcggcccacgaggcgaactgccgcggcccgacggttttcggcccactttcccttctctctatataagggcggagcggttcctcttcatcctcttcttcgcattccccacttcctcgcgcacagtgcctttgccctctgcgcctccgccgctccgttcgccgttcgagctccgccgcccgacgaacctccgctactgctccgccggacgccgctgaacttcaccgcgtgaagaaccTCTGCGGCGCT contains:
- the LOC124695990 gene encoding transcription initiation factor TFIID subunit 13-like encodes the protein MQNPSGNNTAPAAAAAGKSKSSAQAAAAASAHGHQPSPATPAVAKSKSSSQAAAGAHSSPATPAASKSKSSAHAAASGQASSSSHHHHIPGGAEAAASSLKRKRGVFQKDLQHMMYGFGDDPNPLPETVALVEDIVVEYVTDLVHKAQNVASKRGKLLTEDFLYLIRKDMRKLHRATELLSMNEELKQARKAFDVNEETLVVTNE